From Malaya genurostris strain Urasoe2022 chromosome 2, Malgen_1.1, whole genome shotgun sequence:
TCCTTGCAATTTACCAATTTATCAAATAAATCATTAGCAGAAGGTAAAGGATAAGTATTCgtaatcaaaaattttgtttttactccctaatttatgctaggtgcacataatttCAAACCATTTGCCTCTTAAACTTACCACCATCTCTGCGGCTAGCAAACCGAAACtcgttttcgtccgagacgtcagtttttatattacacttaggtgtaatatcaaaaaagCGTTTGgcaaatagcgttaactttacgtctgcataacggtttatgttgaaccgtcaggtcgaaAGTAGCAGGTGCTTCCGGAAACGCACtgatctaagacgaaacgtaaatttaaatttaaaaaaaattatattgattaaaACCCATTACCGTGACTTTTGATCCTCAGTCTACTTCCGTTTCTAaggaaacattttcaattgtaacATCAATCAGACATGGCTTACTAATTTTAATAATGGACTCTAAACGCATGCACTGTAATTCACCTGGGTTCCATTCATTGTATTCGTCTTCGCTGACCGTGTCCATCCTGTTATTTGTCGTCATTTTACCCATCAGTGATATCAATTCCTTCTCCGCGCTGGATCCTGGTTTAGTCGAGTCTATAAACTTTATCACTacccttttcatttttttttaaatttaaaacatttCCTTTTTATGTGTCCCTTAACCCCACAATAATCACAGATTATGTGTATGTAGTcttaatatttgttatttttatcctCTGTACTCGTTGTTTCTGTTGTAGTCGTAAACGTTGAtcgtgttgttattattattatcatttgcATTATTGTAGTCGGTTATTGTAAAACTGtagaaataataaatttatgttttatGTTCCTGTAGTATTTACTAGTTTGTTTTTGCTATTTTGTTTATGCAAATCATGCTTATAATTACAAGGATTATAACCAAGTCGGTCATGTGAAGAGCGTTTGTAAGATAAAACTGTACCATAATCaggaaaaaaactattttttctcaAGGTGCAGACATTGTCTTTTGCCATACTCCATGTCGTAATAATTACAGCCAATTTTTCTCCAGTGTGCACAacaattgtttcaaattttcatctctAAGACCCGCAAGTACGCTATCTTGTATTGCCAAGTCCTCGAATTCCCCGAAACCACAGAATTCCGCTTGTAGTTTAACTGCCAGTACAAAATCCTCAACAGACTCATCGGGTTGTTGGACTCTATGGCTAAAACGAAAAAGTTGGACTAGATAAGGCTCTGTTTTGtccaatttttgttttaattttgtgataattttatcatatctANNNNNNNNNNNNNNNNNNNNNNNNNNNNNNNNNNNNNNNNNNNNNNNNNNNNNNNNNNNNNNNNNNNNNNNNNNNNNNNNNNNNNNNNNNNNNNNNNNNNNNNNNNNNNNNNNNNNNNNNNNNNNNNNNNNNNNNNNNNNNNNNNNNNNNNNNNNNNNNNNNNNNNNNNNNNNNNNNNNNNNNNNNNNNNNNNNNNNNNNNNNNNNNNNNNNNNNNNNNNNNNNNNNNNNNNNNNNNNNNNNNNNNNNNNNNNNNNNNNNNNNNNNNNNNNNNNNNNNNNNNNNNNNNNNNNNNNNNNNNNNNNNNNNNNNNNNNNNNNNNNNNNNNNNNNNNNNNNNNNNNNNNNNNNNNNNNNNNNNNNNNNNNNNNNNNNNNNNNNNNNNNNNNNNNNNNNNNNNNNNNNNNNNNNNNNNNNNNNNNNNNNNNNNNNNNNNNNNNNNNNNNNNNNNNNNNNNNNNNNNNNNNNNNNNNNNNNNNNNNNNNNNNNNNNNNNNNNNNNNttcatgcagaattacctgtaatgtattgatttgtatacgtccatgcgaatttcatgcaggatacagatttaatacatattgccaaaactatatacataattgtgcctacttctcatcctccaacgcaatacaaaatcgaacccgttttgttacaatatttacttgcttctggtctgccgccacttaatttcggttgaaaactaccaacacaatagaaAATAGTcttgatgaacaacgttgagtcaaataaatggttaccttccaacatcgcgaaaatgtaaaatatatcatcaacgaaatccaataatttattgtgacgattcattttcaaatattttgatgaaatcaggcatccctgcaagcagctgatcggtgttgacaaacgaggggaaacctactagtaaaaaaacttttacctaacacaaggggtgtacagatattatatagttcgcgcagtataatataggtggaactagtgcatcacgaaaaattatttttataagaatttacttatactgtcatgtctgttagtctgtgctcacACCGTGTggtataatgaaaaaaaaagaatattttccaatattctGTCAAACATCAGTCTATTTAGTTACAAACTTTCTATAGCATAACGACATATGAATATATATTTAGAGGCGAACAAGCTTATTGGCACATTGACGCCGAAAAGAAAAGTAAAGACGCTGCTTGTTTAAAGATAATCGGTTTaggaagagctgtcaaatcggcaggaaaattttttattacttcgcatttttaacgatttcttataaaaacgagtaaattctattgaaaaatcatagtagaagtagaaAAAATGTTAGCTCGAAGTAGAAATGCTCTGAGTTGGtaacgttgatcttaatttattgtgcgaaaactatcGTTTATTTAGAACGGAACattaaaccacagactaacagacatgacagtatgagtaaattcttataaaaataatttttcgtgatgcgctagttccacctatattgtactgcgcgaactatttactatcggtacaccccttgtgttacgtaaaagtttttttactagttggtttcccctcgtttgtcaacaccgatcagctgcttacagggatgcctgatttcatcaaaatttgtgaaaatgattcgtcacaataaattattggattacgttgataatatatttcactttctcgcgatgttggaaggtaaccatttatttgactcaacgttgttcatctagactattttttattgtgttggtagttttcacccgaaattaagtggcggcagaccagaagcaagtaaatattgtaacaaaacggattcaattttgtattgcgttggaggatgagaagtaggcataattctgtatatagttttggcaatatgtattaaatctgtatcctgcatgaaattcgcatggacgtatacaaatcaatacattacaggtaattctgcatgaatggcaactctgttggtaaatgaaaaaataaacacagtctagatgacagacaggatgtttttgatagggtaatgtggcgccatcatgacacatgtgagtactgtcccaaataaaggaatattcgaaatgaccgttaaaatgattgaagaatctaatttgagtgtcctgtctgttagtctgtgattaaaCTTGGTTCaaaaccatttttcaaatgcccggaaataacaaataaagtataaaacataaatggtactcgaacgctaaacattctagtactcgagaaatcaacattacactggtttctctttaaaaaaaatgttggtcgaaaaaaacctaaccttaccaaaTTTCACACATTCCTGAATATTTTCCATATTTAATCGTAGTCCGCCCCGGACGCAACGGTTTTAGGGGGTGGCAAATtaatccttgggacctttttttgctcgagCAAGTCATCTTTCTGGAAATGTAGTTCAGCTTTTTGCTTACTAAATCAACTATGGGGGCggaaaatctcttattttgcctCGGGCGCCtgttttcctcggtacgccactgactTCGGTTGACGTCGgtagtactgattttcagtataagtagACGGAAAACGCTTTAGtgttaattttcaatgaattttcatgaaaactgcaaacaattttccacattgataaaatcattttttgacTGATGTAATATAATCGGCGGCACGATTAAAATGTGATAACCGGCTTGCTAATCatatttttcttaaattggcggcgtgtcgaaatGATCGGCGGTGGCGTGGCGCAGCGGCGCACAGGAAAAATTACTTTGTCGTGTCTTGCGATGTATTGTGGCTCAGTTGAATACAAAATCTAAATAAACAGTGAAGAAGAACAAGAAGCATGAACCGGCTTTCTTCGTGTCTGTTCACTCTGACTGTCAGCGGTATGACAAACGGCTGATAGCCATGTATCCCTCAACCGATGGGGCAAAATCCTGGTTGATACTTTAGCATTTTGGCCGCTGGCAGccatatcacagactaacagacatgacagtatgagtaaattcttataaaaataatatttcgtgatgcactagttccacctatattgtactgcgcgaactatttactatcggtacaccccttgtgttatgtaaaagtttttttactagttggtttcccctcgtttgtcaacaccgatcagctgcttgcagggatgcctgatttcatcaaaatttttgaaaatgaatcgtcacaatcaattattggattacgttgataatatatttaacttgttgaaaggtaaccatttatttgactcaacgttgttcatctagactattttttattgtgttggtagttttcacccgaaattaagtggcggcagaccagaagcaagtaaatattgcaacaaaacgggttcgattttgtattgcgttggaggatgagaagtaggcataattctgtatataaatttagcaatatgtattaaatctgtatcctgcatgaaattcgcatggacgtatacaaatcaatacattacaggtaattctgcatgaatggcaactctattggtaaatgaaaaaaataaacacagtatagatgacagacaggatgtttttgatagggtaatgtggcgccatcatgacacatgtgagtactgtcccaaataaaggaatattcgaaatgaccgttaaaacggttgaagaatctaatttgagtgtcctgtctgttagtctgtggccaTATGTCTATGCGGGAGGTGCAACGATTACAATGTAATATTACTAGAATCTCGGTGTTGTTTTAagggttgtaatattacacgaaaaaataaacataattttCTCTCAGAATCGTATGCAGTATTCAGTTAAGCAAATGCGATTACTAACTCATAAAGCATGTTGATATAATTCGAACCGTATTAGTTATCATTTTTTATTATGTGGACCTTAATTGCTTCTACCCTTTTTATATTGGTTTATCCAGTTTATATGaatgaaaagtgaaaaatattgCATACCTTTTAAAGATAAATCAACAGTTCATCGATTTATCGAAAATTGATCTAAgagtatacgataatttctaaataggaattgaaaccaaagtcgaaacattcatcgatgtttgtCTCTACgtttttgctgtcaatgttagatccgcccttctttgaaaagtAGCTGACTTGAGAGTAAAATTGAACGAGCGTGTAGTCATTTGACAATATAAAAGCATTTTTGGAATAAGGAAACCTTTACTAGCAAGTCTTGGTTGTAGATGATAAAATACAAGGAGAACAGCTTTGTTTGCATGATTTGTCAGTTCTAGTAAACATTGTAGTATTTATATATTACACATCGAATCACTCATTTTCATCATCGGTTTAGTGCAAGTTTACGATATGAGTGTTGCCTGTAGCAAACAAAAGCGATTGGTTCGTTGACACCGTTTtgagatagttttttttttggtgaaagTGTGTTTTGTTTATAGTAAAACATGAACCAATCGAAATCTTATAAAGATTTCATATGGAGAAATCAAAGATTATGCAGATAAACTAAATGACCCAACTGAAGCGTAGCAAAACAAATCCGTAGACAAATATCAATTAAGCCTAATGATATAACAACAGAGGAGAAATTTTAGGAAAGAAAGTATTGGTGGAATCAGGGGCATAAACAAGCCATCAAATAAGACGTGTTTTATAATGGGCTCCGTAGCTGAGGAATTGATTGCGTTAAATAATGAAACTGTTAGGAATACAATCTTCAGTTTCATAGGTAAGCACACACGTAAGAACGTAACAACATTCTATTAACCGGGTTTTTAAGGTCAATATGTGGATCTGGATTATTCGATATGGTTATATCGTTTGCTAACACCGTTGTTAGTCACATTTGTACTGCCTACGTTTTTTGTGCTCTTGATATATTTGTCAATTTCATTTCTTTATGTATACAAGCTGCACAGGTCAGTAGCAATTATCGTTTGTTTGCAGTATACTTGTTAATTATATGCAAATTTTAGTCGATTTATTTTGCAAGTTTATAATGAaggagattttgatttttgggaTGTCGCACGAACTTTGGTGGCCGTAGTTTGGGATGCTCATGGTTGGATTTTTCACGGTAAATGTTAAATGAAACCGCGAACGACATATGAAATGATAACTTATTTCCAGGTTACGAGGTTTTCGGAATGGAAAATCTACCAGAACATGGACCAGCTCTGATCATTTACTACCATGGTGCAATTCCTATAGATATGTACTATCTGGTAGCACGTGTCTATCTTAAGCGATCTAGATTGGTTTACACAGTGGGCGATCGGTTTTTGGAAAAGCTCCCAGGTTGGGCTTTTTTGGCACGTGTTATGAAGATTAGTCCGGGTACAGTGCAATCTTGTGCTAACGTGCTCAAAGAAGGAAATATGTTATCAATCGCACCTGGAGGAGTCTATGAGGCTCAGTTCGGTGATAGTAACTACGAATTACTATGGCAACATCGCATTGGATTCGCGAAAGTAGCCATCGAATCTAAAGCGGTAAGACGGACACAATTTAATTGAATACATATTCTCATGGAATTATTTCAGCCTATCATTCCAATGTTTACGGAAAACCTTCGCGAAGGTTTTCGCTCAATCGGATTCGCTAAACGACTTTTTATTTGGTTGTACAATGCTGTACGTTTTCCGGTGCGGCCAGTATACGGTGGTTTCCCTGTAAAATTTCGAACCCACCTTGGAAAACCCATTCTCTATGACCCTTCACTAACACCGGAAGAGTTGCAGGAAAAAGTGGCGTATGCCATCGAAGAACTGAtaaacaaaaatcaaagaaTACCCGGTAGTATATTGCACGGACTGATGGATCGATTTGTGTCCAAGAGAAAGGAAGATTAACGATAACTTTTCGGTGTaatgaaaaaatcaaatctaaACGTAGCCGTACTTAAAAACTGCTTATATTTATGGAAATGTGATTAAAATATGACTATACAGTTAAGCTGATTATTTTGCCTTTTTTTGGGTATTCTGGAAATTAGtttttacacgaacatgacatcaCCTCAAACAATTTCTGAATGAACATCATTTGAAAGCTGACAATGGTTTGTttatatcacgcgttttttttataacggccaataagccagctgtcaacttccactttcaaaagaaattACAGGCGAGCAATGaaaaatagagtattaaatttaacaccagacgaaagagaaaacttttctctaccGTCTACTATtgtgacttactctcagcgagtgccgagtcattcgataTTACTCTTTAAAGACAATGTTGACGGATGGCTTATTtgccgttataaaaaaaaacgcgtgatatttTTACCGTCACTTCCAGCCACATGCCCTGCAAGGattttgattcggaattcaggaTTCCGAATCGGATGCAGACCATTGAACCACAGAGTAACAGACATAGAGTAAATTCtcctaaaaataaattttcgtggggcactagttccacctatattgaactgctatcgttacaccccttgtgttaggtattttttttaacagtttaCCGTTTATCAGCACTGATCAGCTACTTGCGGGGATCATTTCATCAGGCTttgtagaatatttgaaaatgacatGACATACTAGACGAAATTAATCGTACAGCAGCTCGTTCGGTTTGCTGAAACAATATgttattgcatttttttttgcaaatataaAGTGAAAATTTCGTATATTCTACAAACCAAATTGCTGCTAATCTACCTGGAGTACAAGTATTTTACAGGTTTCTAGTCTATATTTTAAAATAGTACCAgagaaaacggagtaaaaattcGGATATTTGGTAACGAGATAAACATAACAAAAACTCTGGCACCGTTAGCATTTTTACTTG
This genomic window contains:
- the LOC131431765 gene encoding monoacylglycerol/Diacylglycerol O-acyltransferase — translated: MGSVAEELIALNNETVRNTIFSFIGQYVDLDYSIWLYRLLTPLLVTFVLPTFFVLLIYLSISFLYVYKLHSRFILQVYNEGDFDFWDVARTLVAVVWDAHGWIFHGYEVFGMENLPEHGPALIIYYHGAIPIDMYYLVARVYLKRSRLVYTVGDRFLEKLPGWAFLARVMKISPGTVQSCANVLKEGNMLSIAPGGVYEAQFGDSNYELLWQHRIGFAKVAIESKAPIIPMFTENLREGFRSIGFAKRLFIWLYNAVRFPVRPVYGGFPVKFRTHLGKPILYDPSLTPEELQEKVAYAIEELINKNQRIPGSILHGLMDRFVSKRKED